Proteins co-encoded in one Cydia splendana chromosome 11, ilCydSple1.2, whole genome shotgun sequence genomic window:
- the LOC134795097 gene encoding lipase 1-like has product MLITNILLLFIVTSVPTNSLIPEDARLNFTELSMKYGHSAEEHRVTTEDGYILTLFHIPGKKPPVLLLHGLNDCSDTFILRGNSSLAITLANKGYDTWAGNTRGNKYARQHTKLNPDTDLSFWDHSFHEHGYYDLPAIIDYILNVTGHKTLKSIGNSEGTTDHFVLGSLRPEYNEKIQILIAMGPSAFFKHLTPPLSLVMEMGPLLDQLSRPFKIEELFREGSIEKNFWAAICNRNALFCRELLFQVGGHDPKRLERDFLPVLFGHFPTSGSRKGFIHYFQLGMRKRFARFDYGAADNFERYGHTEPPDYNLTQFTMKTALFAGKNDHVCDEKDVEYLRTVLPNVVLYHLMESKTWNHYDFVWGNDMPKTLYPHILTLLEKF; this is encoded by the coding sequence ATGTTAATTACTAATATACTGTTGCTTTTCATAGTGACCAGTGTACCAACAAATTCATTAATACCCGAAGATGCCCGTCTTAATTTTACCGAACTGAGTATGAAATACGGTCATAGCGCAGAAGAGCATAGAGTGACCACAGAAGATGGTTACATACTCACTCTATTCCATATACCAGGGAAAAAACCACCAGTATTATTACTGCACGGATTAAACGACTGCTCAGACACATTTATTCTAAGAGGCAATAGCTCTTTAGCTATTACATTAGCTAATAAAGGCTATGACACATGGGCTGGGAATACAAGAGGCAATAAATACGCACGGCAACATACCAAACTAAATCCAGACACAGACCTATCTTTCTGGGATCACAGTTTTCACGAACATGGATATTACGATCTACCTGCTATTATTGATTATATTTTAAACGTAACAGGACATAAGACTCTTAAAAGCATCGGAAATTCTGAGGGGACAACAGATCACTTCGTATTAGGATCCCTTAGACCTGAATACAACGAGAAAATCCAAATCCTGATAGCAATGGGGCCCTCGGCGTTTTTTAAACATTTGACGCCGCCACTATCTTTAGTAATGGAAATGGGTCCTTTATTAGATCAACTTTCACGCCCTTTTAAAATTGAAGAGTTATTCCGAGAAGGTAGTattgaaaaaaatttttgggcGGCAATCTGTAACCGTAACGCTCTTTTTTGTCGTGAGCTTTTATTTCAAGTTGGGGGACACGATCCTAAACGACTAGAACGGGACTTTTTGCCTGTATTATTTGGACATTTTCCTACATCAGGATCGAGAAAAGGTTTTATTCATTATTTCCAACTGGGCATGAGAAAGCGCTTTGCCAGATTCGACTATGGCGCTGCTGACAATTTTGAACGCTACGGACACACTGAACCACCCGATTACAATCTTACACAATTCACGATGAAAACAGCACTTTTTGCGGGAAAAAACGACCACGTGTGTGATGAGAAGGATGTAGAATATCTCCGAACTGTTCTTCCTAACGTTGTGCTGTATCATTTAATGGAATCTAAAACATGGAACCATTACGATTTCGTTTGGGGTAATGACATGCCGAAGACTTTGTATCCTCACATTTTAACTTTGTTGGAGAAattttaa